From the genome of Fusarium keratoplasticum isolate Fu6.1 chromosome 11, whole genome shotgun sequence, one region includes:
- a CDS encoding Bac-luciferase domain-containing protein: MSSTTEGQQKPTGEGSTILLNAFDFFGPGMLSPGQWKNPADKGLQKFDISFWVEYAKLLEKGGFFSLFLADTLGGYDTYGGSIDETVRRATQYPALDPSIPIAAMAAVTKRLNFAITSSTSHEPPFLLARRFSTLDHITNGRFGWNIVTGWKKSAFQAIGLDEAFEHDLRYERSDEYLRVLYKLWEGSWADDAVVEDAENDVYANPDRVRTIKHEGRFFKVTSKHIVPPSPQRTPFLFQAGTSGAGVNFASTHAEAAFVGGTTPSQTGPKVAQLRAALAAKGRDPRAFKVFISFCPILGKTDEEAQAKLKEHKKYASVIGGLVQVSGVTGIDLSKVPLDHELSAADAGQAVIRTHLDSFVTSADGEAWTARRVAEFASIGGLAPFAVGSPQTVAGEMERWINEADVDGFNLVAVVTPGSFEDVVELLVPELRRRGLYPESSTEELTTREQVHGKGKRSLDDSHVGSKYKYDVYQEEST, from the exons ATGTCGTCTACAACTGAAGGCCAGCAAAAGCCGACCGGAGAAGGAAGCACCATTCTTCTGAATGCCTTCGACTTTTTTGGGCCGGGGATGCTGTCCCCTGGTCAGTGGAAG AATCCTGCCGATAAGGGTCTGCAAAAGTTTGACATTTCGTTTTGGGTTGAATACGCGAAACTCCTAGAGAAGGGaggcttcttttctcttttcttggCAGACACTCTTG GCGGATACGACACCTACGGTGGGAGTATAGATGAGACAGTCAGGCGAGCTACTCAGTATCCCGCATTAGATCCCTCTATT CCAATCGCCGCAATGGCAGCAGTTACCAAAAGGTTGAACTTTGCCATCACCAGCTCAACGTCTCATGAGCCGCCCTTTCTTCTAGCAAGGCGGTTTTCGACTCTTGACCACATCACGAACGGTCGTTTTGGTTGGAATATTGTCACTGGGTGGAAGAAGTCCGCCTTTCAGGccattggccttgatgaggcaTTTGAGCATGACTTGCGTTATGAGAGGTCTGATGAGTACCTCCGAGTACTCTATAA GCTCTGGGAGGGCTCTTGGGCCGATGACGCCgttgttgaggatgctgaaAATGATGTATACGCTAATCCGGATCGCGTTCGCACAATCAAGCACGAAGGCAGATTCTTCAAGGTGACCAGCAAACACATTGTACCGCCATCACCCCAGCGTACTCCATTTCTCTTCCAAGCCGGGACTTCTGGAGCCGGCGTCAACTTTGCCTCGACCCACGCCGAGGCAGCTTTTGTTGGAGGCACAACTCCTTCACAGACGGGTCCCAAGGTAGCCCAGCTTAGGGCTGCATTGGCTGCAAAAGGGAGAGATCCTCGAGCCTTCAAGGTCTTTATCAGTTTTTGCCCTATACTTGGTAAGACGGATGAGGAAGCCCAGGCGAAGCTGAAGGAACATAAGAAGTACGCAAGCGTCATTGGCGGACTGGTCCAAGTCAGTGGAGTCACTGGTATCGACCTCTCCAAAGTCCCTCTAGATCACGAGTTGAGTGCTGCCGATGCTGGCCAAGCCGTGATCAGGACTCATCTGGATTCCTTCGTTACCTCTGCCGACGGAGAAGCCTGGACAGCTAGACGAGTGGCCGAATTTGCATCGATTGGAGGCCTTGCTCCATTTGCGGTCGGTAGTCCTCAAACAGTTGCTGGTGAAATGGAGCGTTGGATCAATGAGGCCGACGTGGACGGTTTCAACCTTGTTGCCGTGGTGACACCGGGGAGCTTTGAGGATGTGGTCGAGCTGCTTGTACCAGAGCTGCGCCGACGGGGGCTATATCCGGAGTCAAGCACGGAGGAGTTGACTACGAGGGAACAAGTTCACGGAAAAGGGAAAAGGTCTCTTGATGACAGCCACGTCGGCAGCAAGTACAAGTATGACGTTTATCAAGAGGAGTCTACCTAG
- a CDS encoding Aa-trans domain-containing protein, with the protein MSNPNEITTGDKLAKKDLEGLNKVDSLVKISTANTVAHDAVFGTITEDGPNYRNVGWIGTSVLMMKTQIGLGVLSIPSAFNVLGLIPGVLCLLAIAIITTWSNYMVGVFKIKHPEVYGIDDASRIMFGVVGREILSAGFSLYLIFAAGSGMLGISIGFNAISTHGTCTAVFVAVAAVGVMGLASIRTLDRLSWIAWVGLISLLVSIAVFMVTIGVGVQDHPDAAPPGPWSSDYKLVGNPSFTAAASAISMFVLSYAGTPFFFPIVSEMRDPRHYTKALVLCQIVVTITYVTIGIVVYYYCGSYVASPALGSAGRLIKKIAYGIALPGLFASSTLAIHLVSKHFFVRFLRGSQHLVANTVTHWGTWIGCIFGCATISYCIASGIPVFGPLIGFIGALLGTLQCFQPMGCMWLYDNWATGKQDGRSVRWTMMVCWSLFVIVSGTFLMIAGTYGSVLEIIGALKADGASGSWSCVDNSNSV; encoded by the exons aTGTCGAACCCGAACGAAATCACGACCGGTGATAAGCTGGCAAAGAAGGATTTAGAAGGCCTGAACAAGGTGGATTCCCTTGTCAAGATATCGACAGCCAATACTGTTGCTCACGATGCCGTGTTTGGTACGATTACCGAGGACGGGCCCAACTATCGTAAT GTTGGATGGATCGGAACCtcggtcttgatgatgaagacccAGATCGGTCTTGGTGTCCTATCAATTCCTTCCGCCTTCAACGTCCTCGGTCTCATCCCAGGCGTATTGTGCCTACTCGCTATCGCCATTATCACCACCTGGTCTAACTATATGGTTGGTGTCTTCAAGATTAAGCATCCTGAAGTCTACGGAATAGACGATGCGAGTAGGATCATGTTTGGCGTTGTTGGACGAGAGATTCTATCAGCTGGATTCAGTCTCT ACTTGATCTTTGCAGCTGGCTCCGGTATGCTCGGTATCTCGATCGGCTTTAATGCCATCTCAACCCATGGAACTTGTACCGCCGTCTTCGTCGCAGTTGCTGCCGTCGGAGTCATGGGCCTTGCAAGCATTAGGACTCTTGATCGTCTGAGCTGGATTGCATGGGTCGGCTTGATTTCACTTCTTGTTTCCA TAGCAGTCTTTATGGTTACCATTGGTGTTGGCGTCCAAGATCACCCCGATGCTGCTCCTCCAGGTCCATGGTCTTCGGACTACAAGTTGGTTGGCAACCCCAGCTTTACAGCAGCCGCCTCGGCGATTTCCATGTTCGTTTTATCCTACGCCGGTacgcccttcttctttccgaTCGTGTCCGAAATGCGCGACCCTCGACATTACACAAAGGCGTTAGTCCTATGCCAAATCGTTGTGACCATCACATACGTCACAATCGGAATTGTCGTGTACTACTATTGCGGGTCTTATGTAGCATCCCCTGCTCTTGGATCCGCAGGTAGGCTCATAAAGAAGATTGCGTACGGGATCGCGCTCCCAGGGTTGTTTGCTAGCTCGACCCTTGCCATTCAT CTGGTGAGCAAGCACTTCTTCGTCCGTTTTCTGCGAGGCTCTCAGCACCTTGTTGCCAACACCGTCACTCATTGGGGCACCTGGATTGGCTGCATTTTCGGCTGTGCCACCATCTCTTACTGCATCGCAAGCGGAATCCCCGTGTTTGGTCCCCTCATAGGCTTCATTGGAGCCCTACTGGGTACACTGCAGTGCTTTCAGCCCATGGGCTGCATGTGGTTATATGATAACTGGGCTACGGGCAAGCAAGATGGCCGTTCGGTGCGATGGACCATGATGGTGTGCTGGAGCCTTTTCGTTATTGTATCCGGCACATTCTTGATGATTGCTGGTACATACGGTTCCGTCCTGGAAATTATTGGCGCCCTCAAGGCCGATGGTGCATCCggctcttggtcttgtgTTGACAACTCTAATTCTGTTTAA